A region from the Streptosporangium sp. NBC_01756 genome encodes:
- a CDS encoding MBL fold metallo-hydrolase — protein MTYTGDVQVGGPADVRELPALTISKIAVGPFDNNAYLVRCNETGDGVLIDAAADADRLLAFIGDRPISKIITTHQHGDHWQALEEVAGATGAAVVAHPLDAAALPVPVDLEVEHGDGITVGAVTLEVIHLRGHTPGSIALHHPGHLFTGDSLFPGGVGNTNKDPERFDQLFTDVSERVFDRLPDETWVYPGHGRDTTLGAERPSLPAWRERGW, from the coding sequence ATGACGTACACCGGTGACGTGCAGGTCGGCGGTCCCGCCGACGTGCGCGAACTACCCGCCCTGACGATCTCCAAGATTGCCGTCGGCCCGTTCGACAACAACGCCTACCTGGTGCGATGCAACGAAACCGGCGACGGCGTGCTCATCGACGCCGCCGCCGACGCCGACCGGTTGCTGGCGTTCATCGGGGACCGGCCGATCAGCAAGATCATCACCACCCATCAGCACGGTGACCACTGGCAGGCGCTGGAGGAGGTCGCCGGTGCGACGGGCGCGGCGGTGGTCGCGCACCCCCTCGACGCGGCCGCCCTGCCGGTGCCGGTGGACCTGGAGGTCGAACACGGCGACGGGATCACCGTGGGCGCGGTCACGTTGGAAGTGATCCATCTGCGGGGACACACGCCGGGTTCGATCGCCCTGCACCACCCCGGCCATCTGTTCACCGGCGACTCCCTCTTCCCCGGCGGTGTCGGCAACACCAACAAGGATCCGGAGCGCTTCGACCAGTTGTTCACAGACGTGTCAGAACGCGTCTTCGACCGGCTGCCCGACGAGACCTGGGTGTATCCGGGTCACGGCAGGGACACCACGCTCGGCGCCGAACGGCCCTCGCTGCCGGCCTGGCGGGAGCGAGGCTGGTGA
- the pssA gene encoding CDP-diacylglycerol--serine O-phosphatidyltransferase encodes MTTADASWPLDETDDEPRGPVGKAFRLSAADSLSLGNALCGFLAVCVLAWSAINQLQTNGKFAAVPQFFGTAVVLLLIGATCDLFDGLVARKFRASAMGAELDNLADVISFGFAPAFMVVIWGGFTHKVPFPLVMVAAASVLLAGVIRLARFACVKTTSGDFMGLPIPMGAMTVVSIVLLFPPSIVTLLPIFGVAYLMVSRIEYPKPKGNLAAAVLAWMMINVACLTIWAAGLAGGDTLIKVGAIMQVTIVAAIPLRVLMFKREKRKERKESESLT; translated from the coding sequence TTGACCACGGCTGACGCGAGCTGGCCGCTGGATGAGACGGACGACGAGCCGCGAGGACCCGTCGGCAAGGCGTTCCGGCTCTCGGCTGCGGACTCCCTCTCCCTGGGCAACGCGCTGTGCGGCTTTCTCGCCGTCTGCGTGCTGGCTTGGTCGGCGATCAACCAGCTCCAGACGAACGGGAAGTTCGCGGCCGTTCCCCAGTTTTTCGGCACCGCGGTGGTGCTTCTCCTGATCGGCGCCACCTGCGATCTGTTCGACGGCCTGGTGGCACGCAAGTTCCGCGCCTCGGCGATGGGGGCGGAGCTGGACAACCTGGCCGATGTGATCAGCTTCGGCTTCGCACCCGCCTTCATGGTGGTCATCTGGGGTGGTTTCACCCATAAGGTGCCGTTCCCGCTGGTGATGGTCGCCGCTGCGTCGGTGTTGCTGGCCGGAGTGATCCGGCTGGCCCGCTTCGCCTGTGTGAAGACCACGAGCGGTGACTTCATGGGCCTGCCCATTCCCATGGGCGCCATGACGGTGGTCTCGATCGTTCTGCTGTTCCCGCCGTCGATCGTGACCCTGCTGCCCATTTTCGGGGTGGCCTACCTCATGGTGAGCCGGATCGAATACCCCAAGCCCAAGGGCAACCTGGCCGCGGCCGTGCTCGCCTGGATGATGATCAACGTCGCATGCCTGACCATCTGGGCCGCGGGACTGGCCGGGGGCGACACGCTGATCAAGGTCGGCGCCATCATGCAGGTGACCATCGTGGCCGCCATCCCGCTGCGTGTCCTGATGTTCAAGAGGGAGAAGCGCAAGGAACGCAAGGAGTCCGAGAGCCTCACCTGA
- a CDS encoding phosphatidylserine decarboxylase gives MSHDSASHQPGRVRLARGVSPWLLPTVAAAAATSLLSRRDRRWALAAAPLTVLTGGMLWFFRDPERMPGPARILSPADGVVQSIDPWPDGRTRVAIFMSPLDVHVNRAPLAATVTSMEHVAGGFLPAFNKDSDKNERVVWHLDTALGDIELVQIAGAVARRIVPYVTTGAKVARAERIGLIRFGSRVDLYLPEGVAPAVSVGQRTVAGVTGLDHG, from the coding sequence GTGTCCCACGATTCTGCAAGCCACCAGCCAGGCCGGGTACGGCTGGCGCGTGGCGTCTCCCCGTGGTTGCTCCCGACCGTGGCCGCCGCCGCAGCGACCTCACTGCTCAGCCGTCGTGACCGGCGTTGGGCGCTGGCGGCGGCTCCCCTGACCGTGCTCACCGGTGGCATGCTCTGGTTCTTCCGCGATCCGGAGCGCATGCCAGGTCCCGCGCGGATCCTGTCGCCCGCCGACGGTGTGGTGCAGAGCATCGATCCCTGGCCGGACGGCCGCACGAGGGTGGCCATCTTCATGAGCCCTCTCGACGTGCACGTCAACCGTGCGCCGCTGGCCGCCACGGTCACCTCGATGGAGCATGTGGCCGGGGGGTTCCTGCCCGCCTTCAACAAGGACAGCGACAAGAACGAGCGGGTCGTCTGGCATCTGGACACCGCGCTCGGTGACATCGAGCTGGTCCAGATCGCCGGGGCGGTCGCACGCCGCATCGTGCCCTACGTGACGACAGGGGCGAAGGTGGCCAGAGCCGAGAGGATCGGGCTCATCCGGTTCGGCTCGCGTGTGGACCTCTACCTCCCCGAGGGGGTCGCTCCTGCTGTGTCGGTCGGGCAGCGGACCGTCGCGGGGGTGACCGGACTTGACCACGGCTGA
- a CDS encoding TerC family protein — translation MTVPFWAWIAVIGGLLVVLALDLWIVDRGEPREFSMKQASAWVSFYVALAVVFGVVLWIFGGPTPAGQFFAGYITEYSLSVDNLFIFYIIMTRFAVPKIHQHKVLLVGILMALVMRGAFIAIGAAALASFSWLFYVFGLFLIYTAVQLVRQHGHDDDEYKENAVLRWARRVLPHTDDYVGSRVVVKIDGKRMVTPLLIVMVAIGTTDLLFALDSIPAIFGLTTDAFIVFSANAFALMGLRQLYFLLGGLLQRLIYLSYGLAFILGFIGVKLILEALHSSGVSWAPEVPIWLSLSVIGVTMVITTVASLIKIRRDGRESKETTTSASGTQG, via the coding sequence GTGACTGTTCCTTTTTGGGCATGGATCGCCGTTATCGGTGGTCTCCTTGTGGTTCTGGCCCTGGATCTCTGGATCGTCGACCGGGGTGAGCCCCGGGAGTTCTCCATGAAGCAGGCCAGTGCCTGGGTCTCCTTCTATGTCGCCCTGGCCGTCGTCTTCGGCGTCGTGTTGTGGATCTTCGGTGGACCGACCCCGGCGGGGCAGTTCTTCGCCGGCTACATCACCGAGTACAGCCTGAGCGTGGACAACCTCTTCATCTTCTACATCATCATGACCCGCTTCGCGGTGCCCAAGATTCACCAGCACAAGGTGCTGCTGGTCGGCATCCTGATGGCCCTGGTGATGCGCGGTGCCTTCATCGCCATCGGCGCCGCCGCCCTGGCGAGCTTCAGCTGGCTGTTCTATGTCTTCGGCCTGTTCCTGATCTACACCGCCGTGCAGCTGGTCCGCCAGCACGGCCACGATGACGACGAGTACAAGGAGAACGCGGTCCTGCGCTGGGCACGGCGGGTGCTGCCGCACACCGACGACTACGTGGGCTCCAGGGTCGTCGTCAAGATCGACGGCAAGCGCATGGTCACCCCCCTGCTGATCGTGATGGTCGCCATCGGCACCACGGACCTGCTCTTCGCGCTCGACTCCATTCCCGCGATCTTCGGCCTCACCACCGACGCCTTCATCGTCTTCAGTGCCAACGCGTTCGCCCTGATGGGGCTGCGTCAGCTCTACTTCCTGCTGGGCGGTCTGCTGCAGCGCCTGATCTACCTGAGCTACGGTCTCGCGTTCATCCTCGGTTTTATCGGGGTTAAGCTGATTCTCGAGGCGCTGCACTCCAGTGGCGTCTCCTGGGCGCCCGAGGTGCCCATCTGGCTGTCGTTGTCGGTCATCGGCGTCACCATGGTGATCACTACTGTGGCCAGCCTGATAAAGATCCGTCGCGACGGACGCGAAAGCAAGGAAACCACCACCTCCGCGAGTGGCACGCAGGGCTAG